The Buttiauxella selenatireducens genome has a window encoding:
- the atpE gene encoding F0F1 ATP synthase subunit C → MENLNMDLLYMAAAVMMGLAAIGAAIGIGILGGKFLEGAARQPDLIPLLRTQFFIVMGLVDAIPMIAVGLGLYVMFAVA, encoded by the coding sequence ATGGAAAACCTGAATATGGATCTGCTGTACATGGCTGCCGCTGTGATGATGGGTCTGGCGGCAATCGGTGCTGCGATCGGTATCGGCATCCTCGGGGGAAAATTCCTGGAAGGCGCAGCGCGTCAACCTGATCTGATTCCTTTGCTGCGTACTCAGTTCTTTATCGTTATGGGTCTGGTGGATGCTATCCCGATGATCGCTGTTGGTCTGGGTCTGTACGTGATGTTCGCCGTCGCGTAG
- the atpF gene encoding F0F1 ATP synthase subunit B: MNLNATILGQAIAFVLFVLFCMKYVWPPLMAAIEKRQQEIADGLSSAERAKKDLDLAQANATDQLKKAKAEAQVIIEQANKRRSQILEEAKTEAEQERDKIVAQAQAEIDAERKRAREELRKQVALLAIAGAEKIIERSVDEAANSDIVDKLVAEL, translated from the coding sequence GTGAATCTTAACGCAACAATCCTCGGCCAGGCCATCGCGTTTGTCCTGTTTGTTCTGTTCTGCATGAAGTATGTATGGCCGCCATTAATGGCAGCCATCGAGAAGCGTCAACAAGAAATTGCTGACGGTCTCTCTTCTGCAGAACGTGCCAAAAAGGACCTTGACCTTGCACAGGCCAACGCGACCGACCAGCTGAAAAAAGCCAAAGCGGAAGCTCAGGTGATTATCGAGCAAGCGAACAAACGCCGCTCACAGATCCTTGAAGAAGCTAAAACCGAGGCAGAGCAGGAACGTGACAAAATCGTTGCACAGGCTCAGGCAGAAATCGACGCAGAGCGTAAACGCGCTCGTGAAGAACTGCGTAAGCAAGTGGCTCTGCTGGCGATTGCCGGTGCCGAGAAGATAATCGAACGTTCCGTGGATGAAGCTGCTAACAGCGACATCGTTGATAAACTGGTCGCTGAACTGTAA
- the atpH gene encoding F0F1 ATP synthase subunit delta, giving the protein MSEFVTVARPYAKAAFDFAVEHQSVDNWQSMLSFAAEVSKNEQMAELLSGAFAPETLSQSFISICGDQLDANGQNLIKVMAENGRLKVLPDVLEQFVQLRAAQEATVEVEVTSASALNEAQLSKISAAMEKRLSRKVKLNCKIDKSVMAGVIIRAGDMVIDGSVRGRLDRLTDVLQS; this is encoded by the coding sequence ATGTCTGAATTTGTAACTGTAGCTCGCCCCTACGCCAAAGCAGCTTTTGACTTTGCCGTCGAACACCAGAGCGTTGATAACTGGCAGTCTATGCTAAGTTTCGCCGCCGAGGTGTCTAAAAACGAACAAATGGCAGAGCTACTCTCCGGCGCTTTTGCTCCGGAAACGCTCTCTCAGTCGTTTATCTCTATTTGTGGTGACCAGTTAGACGCCAATGGCCAGAACCTGATTAAGGTAATGGCTGAAAACGGTCGTTTGAAGGTTCTCCCTGATGTTCTTGAGCAATTCGTTCAACTGCGTGCAGCCCAAGAGGCTACAGTTGAAGTCGAAGTGACTTCTGCTAGCGCGTTAAACGAAGCCCAGCTTTCGAAAATCAGCGCCGCGATGGAAAAACGTCTGTCACGCAAAGTTAAGCTGAATTGCAAAATTGATAAGTCTGTAATGGCAGGTGTCATCATCCGTGCGGGTGATATGGTCATTGATGGTAGCGTACGCGGCCGTCTTGATCGCCTGACAGACGTCTTGCAGTCTTAA
- the atpI gene encoding F0F1 ATP synthase subunit I, giving the protein MSMSLLSRNIARKLLFLQLLAVIAIGLLFCLKDPAWGASAFGGGLAAWLPNAVFMNFAWRHQVHTPSKGRLAWTFAIGEVLKVIASFTILVVALAGFKAVLLPLIVTWVSVLVVQILAPAVINNKG; this is encoded by the coding sequence ATGTCTATGTCGCTATTGAGTAGAAACATTGCTCGTAAGCTTCTGTTCCTTCAGCTTCTAGCAGTGATAGCAATTGGATTGCTGTTTTGCCTCAAAGACCCCGCGTGGGGTGCTTCTGCTTTCGGCGGAGGCCTGGCAGCCTGGTTGCCAAATGCAGTATTTATGAATTTCGCCTGGCGTCACCAGGTGCATACACCGTCTAAAGGCCGTTTGGCCTGGACCTTTGCTATCGGCGAAGTGTTAAAGGTGATTGCGAGCTTTACCATACTGGTGGTGGCGTTAGCTGGTTTTAAGGCGGTATTGTTGCCGCTTATTGTGACGTGGGTTTCGGTGCTGGTTGTGCAGATACTCGCACCAGCTGTAATTAACAACAAAGGGTAA
- a CDS encoding F0F1 ATP synthase subunit epsilon: MAMTYHLDVVSAEQQMFSGLVEKIQVTGSEGELGIYPGHAPLLTAIKPGMIRIVKQHGHEEYIYLSGGVLEVQPGTVTVLADTAIRGQDLDEARALEAKRKAEERMHSSHGDVDYAQASAELAKAIAKLRVIELTRKAM, from the coding sequence ATGGCAATGACTTACCACCTGGACGTCGTCAGCGCGGAACAACAAATGTTTTCCGGTCTGGTCGAAAAGATCCAGGTAACGGGTAGTGAAGGTGAACTGGGTATTTATCCTGGTCACGCCCCACTGCTCACCGCCATTAAGCCTGGTATGATCCGCATCGTGAAGCAGCATGGACATGAAGAGTACATCTACTTGTCCGGTGGTGTGTTGGAAGTGCAGCCTGGCACAGTAACTGTGCTGGCCGATACCGCGATTCGTGGCCAGGACCTCGACGAAGCTCGAGCTCTGGAAGCGAAACGTAAAGCGGAAGAGCGTATGCACAGTTCCCACGGTGATGTGGACTACGCTCAGGCTTCTGCTGAACTGGCTAAAGCGATCGCGAAACTTCGCGTTATCGAGTTGACCAGAAAAGCGATGTAA
- the atpB gene encoding F0F1 ATP synthase subunit A, whose product MSAGEISTPQEYIGHHLNNLQLDLRTFSLVDPHNPPATFWTLNIDSMFFSVALGLLFLVIFRKVAKHATSGVPGKLQTAVELVIGFVNGSVKDMYHGKSKVIAPLALTVFIWVFLMNLMDLLPIDFLPYIGEHIFGLPALRVVPSADVNITLSMALGVFILILFYSIKMKGIGGFTKELTLQPFNHWAFIPFNLILEGVSLLSKPISLGLRLFGNMYAGELIFILIAGLLPWWSQWILSVPWAIFHILIITLQAFIFMVLTIVYLSMASEEH is encoded by the coding sequence ATGTCTGCAGGAGAAATCTCTACACCGCAGGAGTATATAGGCCACCATCTGAATAACCTTCAGCTGGACCTGCGTACTTTCTCGCTGGTGGATCCGCATAACCCCCCAGCCACCTTCTGGACGCTCAATATTGACTCCATGTTTTTCTCAGTGGCCCTGGGTCTCTTGTTCCTGGTTATCTTCCGCAAGGTTGCAAAACATGCGACCAGTGGCGTACCAGGGAAACTTCAGACAGCAGTTGAGTTGGTCATCGGCTTTGTCAATGGCAGTGTCAAAGACATGTACCATGGCAAAAGCAAGGTTATTGCACCACTTGCCCTGACCGTGTTTATCTGGGTATTCCTGATGAACCTGATGGACCTGCTGCCAATTGACTTCTTGCCATATATTGGCGAGCACATCTTTGGCCTGCCAGCCCTTCGTGTGGTGCCGTCTGCGGACGTGAACATCACCCTGTCCATGGCGCTTGGCGTGTTTATCCTGATTCTTTTCTACAGCATCAAAATGAAAGGCATTGGCGGCTTCACGAAAGAGCTGACGCTGCAGCCGTTCAATCACTGGGCATTTATACCGTTCAACTTAATCCTTGAAGGTGTAAGCCTGCTGTCCAAGCCGATCTCACTTGGTCTGCGACTGTTCGGCAACATGTATGCCGGTGAATTGATTTTCATTCTGATTGCTGGTCTGTTGCCGTGGTGGTCACAGTGGATTCTGAGTGTGCCTTGGGCCATTTTCCACATCCTGATCATTACGCTGCAAGCCTTCATTTTCATGGTTCTGACGATTGTCTATCTGTCGATGGCATCTGAAGAGCATTGA
- the atpA gene encoding F0F1 ATP synthase subunit alpha → MQLNSTEISELIKQRIAQFSVVSEAHNEGTIVSVSDGIIRVHGLADVMQGEMISLPGNRYAIALNLERDSVGAVVMGPYADLAEGMKVKCTGRILEVPVGRGLLGRVVNTLGAPIDGKGPLDHDGFAAVEAIAPGVIERQSVDQPVQTGYKSVDAMIPIGRGQRELVIGDRQTGKTALAIDAIINQRDSGIKCIYVAIGQKASTISNVVRKLEEHGALANTIVVVATASESAALQYLAPYAGCAMGEYFRDRGEDALIVYDDLSKQAVAYRQISLLLRRPPGREAFPGDVFYLHSRLLERAARVNADYVEAFTKGEVKGKTGSLTALPIIETQAGDVSAFVPTNVISITDGQIFLESNLFNSGIRPAVNPGISVSRVGGAAQTKIMKKLSGGIRTALAQYRELAAFSQFASDLDDATRKQLSHGQKVTELLKQKQYAPMSVAQQSLVLFAAERGYLEDVELAKIGSFEAALLAYVDRDHAPLMQEINQSGGYNDEIEGKLKGILDSFKATQSW, encoded by the coding sequence ATGCAACTGAATTCCACCGAAATCAGCGAACTGATCAAGCAGCGCATTGCTCAGTTCAGTGTTGTGAGCGAAGCTCACAACGAAGGTACAATTGTTTCTGTAAGTGACGGTATCATCCGCGTACACGGCCTGGCCGATGTCATGCAGGGTGAGATGATTTCCCTGCCGGGAAACCGTTACGCCATTGCACTGAACCTGGAGCGCGACTCTGTTGGTGCAGTAGTAATGGGTCCGTACGCTGACCTTGCCGAAGGCATGAAAGTTAAGTGTACTGGCCGTATTCTTGAAGTACCAGTTGGCCGTGGCCTGCTGGGCCGCGTGGTGAACACCCTGGGTGCACCAATCGACGGTAAAGGTCCTTTGGACCACGACGGCTTTGCTGCTGTTGAAGCGATTGCTCCGGGCGTAATCGAACGTCAATCCGTAGACCAGCCGGTTCAGACCGGTTATAAGTCGGTTGATGCCATGATTCCAATCGGCCGTGGTCAGCGTGAGCTGGTCATCGGTGACCGTCAGACCGGTAAAACCGCGCTGGCGATCGATGCCATCATCAACCAACGTGATTCCGGCATCAAATGTATCTACGTTGCAATCGGCCAGAAAGCATCCACTATTTCTAACGTGGTTCGTAAACTGGAAGAACACGGCGCATTGGCTAACACCATCGTGGTTGTTGCTACTGCTTCTGAATCCGCTGCACTGCAATATCTGGCTCCGTATGCTGGTTGCGCAATGGGTGAATACTTCCGTGACCGCGGTGAAGATGCGCTGATCGTATACGATGACCTGTCTAAACAGGCTGTTGCATACCGCCAGATCTCCCTGCTGCTTCGTCGTCCACCAGGTCGTGAAGCATTCCCAGGCGACGTATTTTACCTCCACTCCCGTCTGCTGGAACGTGCTGCGCGTGTAAACGCCGACTACGTTGAAGCATTCACCAAAGGTGAAGTGAAAGGTAAAACCGGTTCCCTGACTGCTCTGCCGATTATCGAAACTCAAGCGGGTGACGTTTCTGCGTTCGTTCCGACCAACGTAATTTCTATTACAGATGGTCAGATCTTCCTGGAATCTAACCTGTTTAACTCCGGTATTCGTCCTGCGGTAAACCCGGGTATCTCCGTATCTCGTGTTGGTGGTGCTGCTCAGACCAAGATCATGAAAAAACTGTCCGGTGGTATTCGTACCGCTCTGGCACAGTATCGTGAACTGGCTGCGTTCTCTCAGTTTGCATCTGACCTTGACGACGCGACCCGTAAGCAGTTGAGCCACGGTCAAAAAGTGACCGAGCTTCTGAAACAGAAACAATATGCGCCGATGTCTGTTGCGCAGCAGTCTCTGGTTCTGTTCGCTGCTGAACGTGGTTACCTCGAAGATGTGGAACTGGCTAAAATCGGTAGTTTCGAAGCCGCTCTGCTGGCTTACGTTGACCGTGACCATGCTCCACTGATGCAAGAAATCAACCAATCTGGTGGCTATAACGACGAAATCGAAGGCAAGCTGAAAGGCATCCTCGATTCCTTCAAAGCAACTCAGTCCTGGTAA
- the glmU gene encoding bifunctional UDP-N-acetylglucosamine diphosphorylase/glucosamine-1-phosphate N-acetyltransferase GlmU: MSNNAMSVVILAAGKGTRMYSDLPKVLHTLAGKPMVQHVIDAANNLGAQRVHLVYGHGGDLLKNTLSDGSLNWVLQAEQLGTGHAMQQAAPFFADDEDILMLYGDVPLISVESLQRLRDAKPQGGIGLLTVKLDDPTGYGRIARENGKVVGIVEHKDATEEQRKIDEINTGILVANGADLKRWLAKLDNNNSQGEYYITDIIALAHQEGREITAVHPDRLSEVEGVNNRLQLSRLERVYQSEQADKLLLAGVMLRDPSRFDLRGELTHGRDVEIDTNVIVEGKVTLGNRVKIGTGCVIKNSVIGDDCEISPYTVVEDANLAAACTIGPFARLRPGAELAEGAHVGNFVEMKKARLGKGSKAGHLSYLGDAEIGDNVNIGAGTITCNYDGANKFKTIIGDDVFVGSDSQLVAPVTVARGATIGAGTTVTRNVGENELVISRVKQTHIQDWKRPVKKK; this comes from the coding sequence ATGTCAAACAATGCGATGAGCGTGGTTATCCTAGCCGCAGGCAAAGGGACCCGCATGTATTCAGACCTCCCGAAGGTATTACATACCCTTGCCGGGAAACCGATGGTTCAGCATGTTATTGATGCGGCGAATAATTTAGGCGCGCAGCGAGTGCATCTGGTTTACGGCCACGGGGGTGATTTGCTGAAAAACACGCTCAGCGATGGCTCGCTTAACTGGGTATTACAGGCCGAGCAATTAGGTACTGGCCACGCGATGCAGCAAGCAGCACCTTTCTTTGCTGATGACGAAGACATCCTGATGCTCTACGGCGACGTGCCGCTCATTTCTGTTGAATCCTTGCAGCGTCTGCGTGACGCCAAACCGCAGGGTGGCATTGGTCTGCTAACGGTAAAACTTGACGATCCAACCGGTTACGGTCGCATTGCTCGCGAAAATGGCAAAGTGGTCGGCATCGTCGAGCATAAAGATGCCACCGAAGAACAACGCAAAATCGACGAAATTAATACCGGTATTCTGGTGGCGAATGGCGCAGACCTGAAACGTTGGTTGGCGAAGCTCGATAACAACAATTCTCAGGGTGAGTACTACATCACTGACATTATCGCGCTGGCGCATCAGGAAGGTCGTGAAATCACTGCTGTTCACCCAGACCGTTTAAGCGAAGTTGAAGGCGTGAACAACCGTCTGCAACTGTCCCGTCTGGAGCGTGTATACCAAAGTGAGCAGGCGGATAAACTGCTTCTGGCAGGCGTGATGTTGCGCGATCCCTCTCGTTTTGATCTACGCGGTGAACTGACACACGGGCGTGATGTTGAAATTGATACTAATGTCATTGTTGAAGGAAAAGTGACGTTAGGCAATCGCGTCAAAATTGGCACCGGTTGCGTGATTAAAAACAGCGTGATTGGCGATGACTGCGAAATCAGCCCGTACACCGTGGTGGAAGATGCAAATCTGGCCGCTGCGTGCACCATCGGTCCATTCGCCCGTTTGCGCCCAGGCGCAGAACTGGCTGAAGGTGCACACGTTGGCAACTTCGTGGAAATGAAAAAAGCCCGTCTGGGTAAAGGTTCTAAAGCCGGTCACTTAAGCTATTTAGGCGATGCTGAAATTGGCGATAACGTGAATATCGGTGCCGGGACCATTACCTGCAACTACGACGGTGCAAACAAATTTAAAACTATCATCGGCGATGACGTTTTTGTTGGTTCCGACAGTCAACTGGTTGCTCCAGTGACCGTGGCTCGTGGTGCAACGATTGGCGCGGGCACGACTGTCACCCGTAACGTTGGCGAAAATGAACTGGTTATTAGTCGTGTGAAGCAGACTCATATCCAGGACTGGAAACGCCCGGTGAAGAAAAAGTAA
- the glmS gene encoding glutamine--fructose-6-phosphate transaminase (isomerizing), translating to MCGIVGAVAQRDIAEILLEGLRRLEYRGYDSAGLAVVDEKGHMTRLRRLGKVNKLAEAAAETALHGGTGIAHTRWATHGEPSETNAHPHVSEHIVVVHNGIIENYEPLRETLQGRGYTFVSQTDTEVIAHLVHWELEQGGTLREAVLRTIPQLRGAYGTVIMDTRNPDVLLAARSGSPMVIGLGMGENFIASDQLALLPVTRRFIFLEEGDIAEVTRRSVTVFDTKGEQVKRPDIESNLQYDAGDKGIYRHYMQKEIYEQPNAIKNTLTGRISHGAVDLSELGPKANEMLSQVEHIQIVACGTSYNSGMVSRYWFESLAGVPCDVEIASEFRYRKSAVRRNSLMITLSQSGETADTLAALRLSKELGYLGSLAICNVPGSSLVRESDLALMTNAGTEIGVASTKAFTTQLTVLLMLVAKLSRLKGADAQIEHDIVHGLQALPSRIEQMLSQDKRIEALAEDFSDKHHALFLGRGDQYPIAMEGALKLKEISYIHAEAYAAGELKHGPLALIDADMPVIVVAPNNELLEKLKSNIEEVRARGGVLYVFADQDAGFTSSDNMHIIEMPHVEEVIAPIFYTVPLQLLSYHVALIKGTDVDQPRNLAKSVTVE from the coding sequence ATGTGTGGAATTGTTGGCGCGGTCGCGCAACGTGATATCGCTGAAATCCTTCTCGAAGGATTACGTCGTCTGGAATACCGTGGTTATGACTCTGCGGGCCTGGCTGTGGTTGATGAAAAGGGTCATATGACTCGTCTGCGTCGCCTGGGCAAGGTCAATAAACTGGCAGAAGCGGCTGCTGAAACAGCGCTGCATGGCGGAACGGGTATTGCTCATACTCGTTGGGCGACTCACGGCGAACCATCAGAAACCAACGCGCACCCGCATGTTTCCGAGCATATTGTTGTGGTTCACAACGGTATTATCGAAAACTATGAACCCCTGCGTGAAACTCTGCAGGGTCGCGGTTACACCTTCGTTTCACAGACCGATACCGAAGTTATCGCGCACTTAGTTCACTGGGAACTGGAGCAAGGCGGTACTCTGCGTGAAGCGGTGCTGCGTACTATTCCTCAACTGCGTGGTGCTTACGGCACGGTTATCATGGATACCCGTAATCCAGACGTACTGTTAGCGGCGCGTTCAGGTAGCCCGATGGTTATCGGTCTGGGTATGGGTGAAAACTTTATCGCATCCGACCAACTGGCATTACTGCCAGTGACACGTCGCTTCATCTTCCTTGAGGAAGGCGACATTGCTGAAGTGACTCGTCGTTCCGTTACGGTATTTGATACTAAAGGTGAGCAGGTTAAACGCCCGGACATCGAATCTAACCTGCAATATGACGCTGGCGACAAAGGTATTTATCGCCACTATATGCAGAAAGAAATCTACGAACAGCCGAATGCGATTAAAAATACGCTGACTGGCCGTATCAGCCACGGTGCTGTTGATCTCTCTGAGCTCGGCCCGAAAGCTAACGAAATGCTGTCTCAGGTTGAGCACATTCAAATTGTGGCATGTGGGACTTCCTACAATTCAGGAATGGTTTCACGCTACTGGTTTGAATCTCTGGCGGGTGTACCTTGCGACGTCGAAATCGCTTCTGAATTCCGCTACCGTAAATCCGCGGTTCGCCGCAACAGCCTGATGATTACCCTTTCTCAGTCTGGCGAAACGGCAGATACCCTCGCAGCACTGCGTTTGTCCAAAGAGTTGGGCTACCTGGGCTCACTGGCTATCTGTAACGTTCCGGGTTCTTCTCTGGTGCGTGAATCCGATTTGGCGCTGATGACCAACGCGGGTACTGAAATCGGCGTGGCGTCGACCAAGGCATTTACCACTCAGCTTACCGTTCTGCTGATGCTGGTGGCGAAACTGAGCCGTCTGAAGGGTGCCGATGCGCAGATTGAGCACGATATTGTTCATGGTTTGCAGGCGCTGCCAAGTCGTATCGAGCAAATGCTGTCTCAGGACAAACGCATTGAAGCGCTGGCTGAAGATTTCTCCGATAAGCATCACGCACTGTTCTTAGGTCGTGGCGATCAGTATCCAATCGCTATGGAAGGTGCACTGAAGCTTAAAGAGATCTCCTACATCCACGCTGAAGCGTATGCTGCGGGCGAACTGAAACATGGCCCACTTGCGCTGATTGATGCGGACATGCCGGTTATTGTGGTCGCACCGAATAACGAATTGCTGGAAAAACTGAAATCGAATATCGAAGAAGTTCGTGCTCGTGGCGGCGTGTTGTATGTCTTTGCCGATCAGGATGCCGGGTTTACCAGCAGCGATAACATGCACATCATTGAAATGCCGCATGTAGAAGAAGTCATCGCGCCTATCTTCTATACCGTGCCGTTGCAGTTGCTGTCTTACCACGTCGCGCTGATTAAAGGCACTGACGTTGACCAGCCGCGTAACCTGGCGAAATCGGTCACTGTAGAATAA
- the atpG gene encoding F0F1 ATP synthase subunit gamma produces the protein MAGAKEIRSKIASVQNTQKITKAMEMVAASKMRKSQERMAASRPYATTMRKVIGHLALGNLEYKHPYLDEREVKRVGYLVVSTDRGLCGGLNTNMFKKLLADMKGWSDKGVQSEIAMIGSKGVSFFNSVGGNIVAQVTGMGDNPSLSELIGPVKVMLQAYDEGRLDKLYVVSNKFINTMSQVPTITQLLPLPPAEDGELKKKSWDYLYEPDPKALLDTLLRRYVESQVYQGVVENLASEQAARMVAMKAATDNGGDLIKELQLVYNKARQASITQELTEIVGGASAV, from the coding sequence ATGGCCGGCGCAAAAGAGATACGTAGTAAGATCGCAAGCGTCCAGAACACGCAGAAGATCACCAAAGCAATGGAAATGGTCGCCGCGTCCAAAATGCGTAAATCGCAGGAACGCATGGCAGCCAGCCGTCCTTACGCAACAACTATGCGTAAAGTGATTGGTCACCTTGCTCTGGGAAATCTTGAATACAAACACCCTTACCTGGATGAACGCGAAGTTAAACGCGTGGGCTACCTGGTGGTGTCCACTGACCGTGGTCTGTGTGGTGGCTTGAACACTAACATGTTCAAAAAGCTGCTGGCTGACATGAAAGGATGGTCTGATAAAGGCGTTCAAAGCGAAATCGCAATGATCGGCTCCAAAGGCGTCTCTTTCTTCAACTCTGTAGGCGGCAATATTGTTGCTCAGGTGACGGGTATGGGTGATAACCCTTCCCTGTCCGAGTTGATTGGCCCGGTGAAAGTGATGTTGCAGGCCTACGATGAAGGCCGTCTGGACAAGCTGTATGTTGTCAGCAACAAATTTATTAACACAATGTCTCAGGTTCCTACTATCACCCAACTGCTGCCGTTACCGCCAGCAGAAGACGGCGAATTGAAAAAGAAATCCTGGGATTATCTGTATGAACCTGATCCTAAAGCGCTGCTGGATACCTTGTTGCGCCGTTATGTGGAATCTCAGGTTTATCAGGGCGTCGTAGAAAACCTGGCCAGCGAACAGGCCGCGCGAATGGTTGCGATGAAAGCCGCTACCGACAACGGCGGCGACCTGATTAAAGAGCTGCAGTTGGTATACAACAAAGCTCGTCAGGCCAGCATTACTCAGGAACTCACCGAAATCGTCGGTGGCGCGTCCGCGGTATAA
- the atpD gene encoding F0F1 ATP synthase subunit beta — protein sequence MATGKIIQVIGAVVDVEFPQDAVPKVYDALEVTNGKDRLVLEVQQQLGGGVVRTIAMGTSDGLRRGLEVANLDHPIEVPVGKATLGRIMNVLGEPIDMKGDIGEEERWAIHRPAPSYEELSSSQDLLETGIKVMDLICPFAKGGKVGLFGGAGVGKTVNMMELIRNIAIEHSGYSVFAGVGERTREGNDFYHEMTDSNVLDKVSLVYGQMNEPPGNRLRVALTGLTMAEKFRDEGRDVLLFVDNIYRYTLAGTEVSALLGRMPSAVGYQPTLAEEMGVLQERITSTKTGSITSVQAVYVPADDLTDPSPATTFAHLDATVVLSRQIASLGIYPAVDPLDSTSRQLDPLVVGQEHYDTARGVQSILQRYQELKDIIAILGMDELSEEDKLVVARARKIQRFLSQPFFVAEVFTGSPGKFVSLKDTIRGFKGIMDGEYDHLPEQAFYMVGTIDEAVEKAKKL from the coding sequence ATGGCTACTGGAAAGATTATCCAGGTAATCGGCGCCGTAGTGGACGTCGAATTCCCTCAGGATGCCGTACCAAAAGTGTACGACGCCCTCGAGGTTACAAATGGTAAAGACCGTCTGGTGCTGGAAGTTCAGCAACAGCTGGGTGGTGGCGTAGTTCGTACTATCGCCATGGGTACTTCTGACGGCCTGCGTCGCGGTCTGGAAGTTGCTAACCTCGATCACCCAATTGAAGTGCCGGTAGGTAAAGCTACCCTGGGCCGTATCATGAACGTCCTGGGCGAGCCTATCGACATGAAAGGCGACATCGGCGAAGAAGAACGTTGGGCTATTCACCGTCCAGCGCCAAGCTACGAAGAGCTGTCAAGCTCTCAAGACTTGCTGGAAACCGGCATCAAAGTAATGGACCTGATTTGTCCGTTTGCTAAGGGCGGTAAAGTAGGTCTGTTCGGCGGTGCGGGTGTGGGTAAAACTGTAAACATGATGGAGCTGATTCGTAACATTGCGATCGAGCACTCCGGTTACTCTGTGTTTGCAGGCGTGGGTGAGCGTACTCGTGAGGGTAACGACTTCTACCACGAAATGACCGACTCCAACGTTCTGGACAAAGTATCACTGGTTTATGGCCAGATGAACGAGCCACCAGGCAACCGTCTGCGCGTTGCACTGACCGGCCTGACCATGGCTGAGAAGTTCCGTGACGAAGGTCGTGACGTTCTGCTGTTCGTTGATAACATTTACCGTTATACCCTGGCCGGTACAGAAGTATCTGCACTGCTGGGTCGTATGCCATCTGCGGTAGGTTACCAGCCAACTCTGGCAGAAGAGATGGGTGTTTTGCAGGAGCGTATTACCTCCACCAAAACTGGCTCTATCACTTCTGTTCAAGCGGTATACGTACCTGCGGATGACTTGACTGACCCATCACCAGCAACCACCTTTGCTCACTTGGATGCAACCGTGGTACTGAGCCGTCAGATCGCATCTCTGGGTATCTACCCTGCGGTAGATCCACTGGATTCCACCAGCCGTCAGTTAGATCCACTGGTTGTTGGTCAGGAACACTACGACACCGCGCGTGGCGTGCAGTCTATCCTGCAACGTTACCAGGAACTGAAAGACATCATCGCCATTCTTGGTATGGATGAACTTTCTGAAGAAGATAAATTGGTTGTAGCACGTGCGCGTAAGATCCAGCGCTTCCTGTCTCAGCCATTCTTCGTAGCAGAAGTCTTTACCGGTTCTCCGGGCAAGTTCGTATCGCTGAAAGATACTATCCGTGGCTTTAAAGGCATCATGGACGGCGAATATGACCATCTGCCAGAGCAGGCGTTCTACATGGTTGGCACTATCGACGAAGCTGTTGAGAAAGCTAAAAAACTTTAA